In Halorubrum trapanicum, the following are encoded in one genomic region:
- a CDS encoding DNA primase yields the protein MTWRQATREEIYAYYAEEFPRYLDDLPEFITATGPKQYAVAFRESHPVRKDEVPAKDFIRRDTWQTDTSGDRTTPEFDDFEDVVEFIRHPARNDPLGRSEFALADPEVLEQPDPRPDAVYYALDHWERPWVLLVDIDAKEIARDRADEMVSADVDSRDDDALLDAAGILDAAPEGYPYAFEDVDRAIEYGFEVRDIFEDDFDAEETMVVYSGQGVHVYLLDTDLAHRYDEQSREVLNDLLLETYDIPIDPVVTADRRRVARLPYSLHADVCSIVQPIESPAFDVRSATPEVIDE from the coding sequence ATGACTTGGCGACAGGCGACCCGCGAGGAGATTTACGCCTACTACGCCGAGGAGTTCCCCCGCTATCTGGACGACCTGCCGGAATTCATCACGGCGACCGGCCCGAAACAGTACGCCGTCGCCTTCCGCGAGTCCCACCCGGTACGCAAAGACGAGGTGCCAGCCAAGGACTTCATCCGGCGGGATACGTGGCAAACAGATACGTCGGGGGACCGAACGACGCCCGAGTTCGACGACTTCGAGGACGTCGTTGAGTTCATTCGGCATCCAGCTCGCAACGACCCGCTGGGGCGGAGCGAGTTCGCGCTTGCAGATCCAGAGGTGCTGGAGCAACCGGACCCACGGCCCGACGCCGTCTACTACGCGCTGGATCACTGGGAACGACCCTGGGTCCTCCTGGTCGACATCGACGCGAAAGAGATCGCCCGAGACCGAGCGGACGAGATGGTGTCGGCGGACGTCGACAGTCGGGACGACGATGCGCTCCTCGACGCTGCGGGTATCCTCGACGCCGCTCCCGAGGGGTATCCGTACGCCTTCGAAGACGTCGACCGCGCCATCGAGTACGGGTTCGAGGTGCGCGACATCTTTGAGGACGATTTCGACGCCGAGGAGACGATGGTCGTCTACAGCGGGCAGGGGGTCCACGTCTATCTGCTGGATACCGACCTGGCGCACCGGTACGACGAGCAGAGTCGCGAGGTGTTGAACGACCTCCTCCTCGAGACGTACGACATCCCGATCGACCCCGTCGTGACGGCCGACCGCCGGCGTGTCGCTCGTCTGCCCTACTCGCTGCACGCCGACGTCTGTAGCATCGTCCAACCTATCGAGAGTCCGGCGTTCGACGTTCGGTCGGCGACACCGGAGGTGATCGACGAATGA